TTCGCCTTGAAGAAATACTTCAGCGTCAGCGCATGCGCCTTCACGAACTCGTAGAGCGTGAAGGCCTTGATCGTCTGTGCGATATTCATCTCAAATCCCCACGCGCACGATCATCAGCACGCCCGATACCAGGAACACCCAGAACAGCGACAGCGGCAGAAAAATCTTCCAGCCCAGGCGCATCAGCTGGTCATAGCGGTACCGCGGCACCGTCGCCTTGATCCACGAGAAGACGAAGAAGAAGAACAGGATCTTGGCGAACAGCCAGATGATGCCTGGCACCGCATACAGCGGTGCCCAGTCGAACGGCGGCAGATACCCGCCCCAGAACAACGTCGCGTTGAGCGTGCACATCAGCAGCACGTTCGCATATTCACCGAGCCAGTAGAGCGCGAACGCCATCGACGAATATTCGGTCTGATACCCCGCGACCAGCTCGCTCTCCGCCTCGGTCAGGTCGAACGGCGCCCGCTGCGTTTCGGCAAGCGAGGAGATCAGGAACACCACGCTCATCGGGAAAAGCAAGGGATTGAACCCGAAGCCGTTGATGAAGCCGTACAATCCCCGCTGCGCCTCGACGATCGCCGTCAGATTGAACGACCCTGCCCACAGCACGACCGAGATCAGTACGAAGCCGATCGCGACCTCGTAGCTGACCATCTGCGCCGCCGCGCGGATCGCGGAGAAAAACGGGTATTTGGAGTTCGACGACCAGCCCGCCAGGATGATCCCGTAGACGCCCAGCGACGACGCCGCGAGCACGTACAGAAGACCGACGTTGATGTTCGCGAGCACCACGCCCGGCTGGAACGGCACCACAGCCCACACGATCAGCGCGACCGTGAAGGTGATGATCGGTGCGAGCAGGAACAGCCCGCGATTGGCTGCCGACGGAACGATCGTCTCCTGAAGGAAGACCTTCAGGCCGTCCGCGAACGACTGCAGCAAGCCGAACGGGCCGACGACGTTCGGCCCGCGCCGCAATGCCATCGCTGCCCAGATCTTGCGGTCGGCATAGATGATCATCGCAACCGACAGCATCAGCGGCAATGCGATCAACAGGATGCCTGCGATCGTCGCCACGAACCACGCCCAGCCATAAGGAAGGCCGACGGTATTCTGGAAGAAGTCGGTCACTCCGCCGCCTCCGCGAACGTTTCACCATGCACGAGTTCCGCCGAGCAGCGCTGCATCGTCGGCGATGCGCGGCAGATGGCGTTGGTGAGATAGAAATCCTTGATCGGATAACCTTCAAGCACGCCTTCGGCGGTCGTGCCGAGCGACGGCGGGTTCCACGCGAAGGTCTTGAGGCCAGGCGTTGCGAGATCAGCGCAATCCAGCGCCATCGCCGACCGCAACTCTCCGAGCGTGT
The genomic region above belongs to Sphingomonas phyllosphaerae 5.2 and contains:
- the nuoH gene encoding NADH-quinone oxidoreductase subunit NuoH; amino-acid sequence: MTDFFQNTVGLPYGWAWFVATIAGILLIALPLMLSVAMIIYADRKIWAAMALRRGPNVVGPFGLLQSFADGLKVFLQETIVPSAANRGLFLLAPIITFTVALIVWAVVPFQPGVVLANINVGLLYVLAASSLGVYGIILAGWSSNSKYPFFSAIRAAAQMVSYEVAIGFVLISVVLWAGSFNLTAIVEAQRGLYGFINGFGFNPLLFPMSVVFLISSLAETQRAPFDLTEAESELVAGYQTEYSSMAFALYWLGEYANVLLMCTLNATLFWGGYLPPFDWAPLYAVPGIIWLFAKILFFFFVFSWIKATVPRYRYDQLMRLGWKIFLPLSLFWVFLVSGVLMIVRVGI